The Triticum aestivum cultivar Chinese Spring chromosome 3A, IWGSC CS RefSeq v2.1, whole genome shotgun sequence genome includes a region encoding these proteins:
- the LOC123057212 gene encoding two-component response regulator ORR24-like — translation MGGDRRQMMEDAADDKFPEGLRILVVDDDRVCLTVLEALLHRCKYQPTTVMDAKTALRMLMAGKQQFDLVITDVRMPDMDGFKLLELIRLQMDLPVIMISVDCNKKVVMKGIDHGASDFMVKPVCTHELKNIWQHVQRWRNPKAISHIGDHDSDVQRVQPATADKSKLLGNKRNAGDDSNKHNESTCISATHRKPRVTWTIKLHNKFLEAINQIGLDRAVPKKKYRLHLKRVNSNPSGDVYERWNSSYNMNNKGNFMHNHEHGRWSASSGDTASWSTNNYGATGHLAPPMNTQSNFYMGRLPMQIEKAPFISNTTSVGGFTEQMAPFNMPSNTSSVGTMLNGSSALDASRTSTKDTHLVNSERTTSMLHNLQTDDFFSLTQLLDCGDGGSILPMQEGALDHQPLNDQLNEINAFSIDDILSNMNLEDFTGDDAIVEEP, via the exons ATGGGTGGGGACCGAAGGCAGATGATGGAGGATGCGGCGGATGACAAGTTCCCGGAGGggttacgcatcctcgtcgtcgacgaCGACCGCGTCTGCCTCACGGTACTAGAAGCCCTCTTGCACCGTTGCAAGTACCAAC CAACGACGGTGATGGATGCAAAGACGGCGCTGAGGATGCTCATGGCAGGGAAGCAGCAGTTCGACCTCGTCATCACCGACGTGCGCATGCCGGACATGGACGGCTTCAAGCTCCTCGAGCTCATCCGCCTCCAGATGGATCTGCCCGTCATCA TGATATCCGTTGATTGCAACAAGAAGGTTGTGATGAAGGGGATAGATCATGGCGCGTCTGACTTTATGGTGAAGCCAGTGTGTACTCATGAGCTCAAAAACATATGGCAACATGTTCAAAGGTGGAGAAATCCCAAAGCAATAAGCCACATCGGCGATCATGACAGTGATGTCCAGAGAGTTCAACCAGCGACTGCTGACAAGAGTAAGTTATTGGGAAATAAGAGAAATGCTGGAGATGATTCTAACAAGCACAATGAGAGCACATGTATATCCGCCACCCACAGAAAGCCCAGGGTGACATGGACAATTAAGCTGCATAACAAGTTTCTAGAAGCTATCAACCAGATTGGCCTTGATA GGGCTGTTCCAAAAAAG AAGTATAGATTGCACTTAAAAAGAGTCAACTCAAATCCCTCTGGTGATGTATATGAAAGATGGAACTCATCGTACAACATGAACAACAAGGGCAATTTCATGCATAATCATGAACATGGAAGATGGAGTGCGTCCTCTGGCGACACTGCCTCTTGGAGTACAAACAACTATGGTGCAACGGGTCACTTGGCTCCTCCGATGAACACCCAAAGCAACTTCTACATGGG TCGGCTTCCTATGCAAATTGAAAAGGCACCATTCATAAGCAACACCACATCAGTGGGAGGCTTCACTGAGCAGATGGCACCATTTAACATGCCAAGCAACACAAGCTCAGTAGGAACGATGTTGAATGGTAGCTCTGCACTTGATGCAAGTAGAACTTCAACTAAAGATACTCATCTAGTCAACAGTGAAAGAACTACTTCGATGCTTCACAACCTTCAGACAGACGATTTCTTCTCGTTGACTCAGCTGCTTGATTGCGGGGATGGAGGTAGTATTCTTCCTATGCAAGAAGGCGCACTTGATCATCAACCTCTTAATGATCAACTGAATGAAATCAATGCCTTCTCAATCGATGATATACTTTCCAACATGAACCTAGAA GATTTCACAGGAGATGACGCTATCGTGGAGGAACCATGA